The genomic region taataaacataacgatatttatattttatttcattaaatatatataacgatttaaattaatattatatatatttatatgcgtattatacatacatagtttttatacttttactatactttaactttacctttactttacttttattttactttaactttaataattcatactttaataattcactttaataattcatactttaataatcactttaataattcatactttaataattcactttaataattcactttaataattcatactttaataattcactttaataattcatactttaataattcactttaataattcactttaataattcatactttaataattcactttaataattcatactttaataattcactttaataattcaaaaatctattataaatagaatttaataggtttcattatttcatagaaacttaaaaatatatttctctaaactctctcaatagaattacatatatatattttctttgtattatttcaagatattattagtatacataaaatactacgacggagttatactcagacgatttcaaaataagttttcaaacgggatagagctaaggaaattatgggttatagctatagaggttatgggtattgatcgagggtattgctcgtgaggtcaacctaacgtttatcattttcgttgcgtctacgtactttcctgcaatattgaatcacaatattgatacgttcgtgaatctgagacaaaccctgcacttgttcaatgccgtcatatacataattgctacgaaatacagtattgtgagtttcatttgctcccttttatatatatttttgggctgagaatacatgcgctgttttataaatgttttacgaaataggcacaagtactaaaaccaattctacgtgggtttaaaccagaaatatacccttagcttggtaacattaaactacttgtctatgtacggtaggcgcgaatcctaaagatagatctattgggcctgacaaaccccatcctgactatgggatgctttagtacttcaaggttatattaaacacacctgatctggtgtacttcagagggtaaaacatgaacgttaaggcttgttaccgggtgcctacaacttatagaatacttttatacacttgcgagtgtacatatatttataaacggaaatcttgtggtctattaatatattgaaatgattgttatgataaacctgtgaactcaccaaccttttggttgacactttaaagcatgtttattctcaggtattaaagaaatcttccgctgtgcattagctcattttaaggatattacttggagtcattcatggcatattttgaaagacgttgcattcgagtcattgagttcatcaagattattattaagccaattatagttggatgtattatgaaatggtgtgcatgccgtcaactttcgttgtaaagaaagtttgtcttttaaaaacgaatgcaatgtttgtaaaatgtatcatatagaggtcaaatacctcgcgatttaatcaactattgtgaatcgtttataatgtatatgaacgggtcctttcagttggtatcagagcggtggtcttatcaaaccaggtctgcattagtgtgtctaactgatagtcgttaggatgcattagtgagtctggacttcgaccgtgtctgcatttcaaaagttttgctcatcattcttgtcggaaattacctgcttatcattcttagtctagacacatcttattgcattgattgcatgaatagtgtatagacaaaattcatatcttagcgtatctgctaattcatatcttagcgtatctgttactgtaaactttgcctgacatattccgtaaattcctccgtaatctacgaaaccttttgctctatataattagaataccacccgatagccggaaaatcatttcatatcgaaaaattctttattcaatcgtacgaaatggaattcgtcattagttcaagtccctcagattccgaaatggaatcccactcaagttccgaaagcagtgtgaccggaatggataaaccaattagtcatcatctattctggatgaattggggatgggttcgtagcctccttaatcattggagacaagaagaaggtgatcccttccatccaccacattgccctcttggcgaagaacctgaagcacttaccggcgaacctatccgaaacaccattttctctcttatttctagagtatctcgtcacgattacatactacaccaaattctagattttatttatccgctcgtccaaaccgaaaatcaccccggtgtaatagaagaagtcaacgagcttcgcgctcgggtagtggctttggagaatatggtgcaaaggttacaaacaccagcagcagcaccagcagcataaacagtaccaccatcagcaacactaacagtaccatcaccaccaccaacaacaacatccacatcccacaccgcaacatcacaatatgtatctcaaacatcaacgtcatacgccctgtaaatatccaggaatatcaacaacaacaaacgatgaagtattaattcataaacttcattgaagagatatctctgcggcagttatgtaatctccaaaatcttagagattatttaattctgaccgtaaatcggatgagtgaacggagatggtagaatagaaactttgatcgaaaatggtgtacgatttacaagctagaattgttttaccaacagcatcaacaggaccgtagcatcatcaacacagtcagtgccgtcagtatcgtcagaatcaacagcacctgtaacatcacaaactctgtcagttcaagaatcattgtggacatcattacgaatcaacaacaaatatattgtatcaacgagttatgaagtattaactcatttccaatcgaaagatttatatgtatattttatatgtataaatttttaaaccataataaatcttcccgtactaagatattatgtgtgaatcttaactactcagttaattcatattacaaatatgcaatgatgtacgtccttcgtccgcaacttaaccatcgttaattacaatctctgtctcaattcaataaaaaacccaatttataataaatcaagtgtattattcgaatatatgtttgattttacgctttcatcatcgatgtactcgaaacttttcaaataacatcattcgtaccttgcgaagttcacaagaatttcacgaaaaccaacaaataacaaagtaatgattcataatttcaatattattgaaaaaatacttatgcaatttataaagttttagggattactcaattctagttccaaccataaaacaaatgagtttaatttaatattaactcattaaatctatattacatctaaagaaaatatacacatatattttcataaagactgtaataaacttcttttgtacaaaatattaattgtgaaaatttttttaacgggtaggtaatatccgagagatatataaattcacaattaatatattagatttttcgaaactgattcagcaatcatcaactatactccctactttcacaacaatatccattctttcatataaatcaaaacaatcatactcattcaaattcaattacatattctgattttgaaatcgcataattcaattcgaaatataaccagtatcatcactcttagattcctatatctttcaaagctatactttgacttcaaaactgtgttagaacatcatatgtattaacgattacaatatgtgctcaaacccttcgaaattcctgaagacacttcaactaaggaacaatcgagatgatgatccaaccacatgttacccacagttatacacctgaaaaactctcaaaacccaagtcatagttcgacacgtatccgtgttagaccctttggcatttactagctaaaataacttttcaattccgtttcaaaatagacagttttgtcacagctccagcaagtcatcttcgacttctcaatcaaaacagtcttattataacctcgatagatacgttgccctttcgccaacgttaccggggaatcgtttatattcaccacattaacaataaacttaccaacaacttcattgatctttgactttccaaaaaaaaaatcattataattatcgaaaccctatcatatactcattcgtaccttataacaagaattgccataccaattattgagaatcagcaatcagtattttgaaacctcgcagcatgtctacatcaacaattacatatacacacaacgtctacctccaagacttacattctttgaatgagaaatttctgaaaaacaccctaaactgtgaaccagttctcgaaattttgaaaaatgctgatgaagcagcaaaaactgtaaacgatcttaacagtaaaaagttggatgataaaggatagtatattggcaaagctcagaaaaagagaaggtttggaactggaaaacggattgagcaaagtatgaatgaggctgtggacaaatcacaaaggctgaacctgccttcaaagaatccaaatgattcagtacttgctgaagtcattaacgaataccttgctcctgactctaaacccttgcggacaatatccttcatcatcctctgatattagacattctaagatatcatcgtatctttcattataaatatcatccatacttctgaagatatttttataattattcttatctgaaatcatttacctcttcgcgctatctgtattatatcataaaagaaactattttagtttctaaattctgaaacattcgagtttaaaataggaatattcttgaagaagtgttgggagctgaagcatgagttagtataatataatgacacttgatcaacgtgattatattacagtaattcatgctgagtttctaaatgaaacaagatgattcacagatcataacgtcatcatgtgctatgttacacgactcttgtattctctttgatctctaaatatcaagaaaatatttcttgatgattcggccttttccgaggtattctggtaatttgacaagtcaagatcgtgtcattacaatttccttcctagaacattaacaatgttcattccgaaatttatatctgcgaattctggaccattacaagcggtgcttaatcgcaagaagaagaaacggaaggacaaagctccgaactagaaatgggagtataaatcatagaaaatagaagagagcattaactgtggatgacaatgattatagaagaagcaaggactttgaaatataagggaagatataaaacccaacaacaacccagaaatcacaaactgtatatatcaatgcatatagcaatataaagacacgggagaactaaaaacactataaaaccaagagtatagtagaagtaaatagattcttccggaggcagatgaaaaagaagagcgacaaatatgaaagtgaggagtatatcaagaatcagcactggatgaagcatattgacaaatactttaaaatatgagttgagaaggtgtgagttgtatgaaaacaaatgaggtggatttatagtgaaatatccgacagagaaatcaaaatggattatcgcattaattcgaagaggatcataatttccttaatcgccgaataatcaaatccaatatagattacaaagattttcttttcggagatcaatcgtgatgacgtcaaaagatacgacgaatcactattatcttatttcattcatttacgataacttcactaacacgcttcgagtaatcgaattattttatccattcttctataacatgataaaactctataatcattataataacattctcattgttagtcatgacgacctctatcaaatttcggggacgaaatttctttaacgggtaggtactgtgacgacccggaaattttcgaccaaatttaaactttaatctttatattattccaacacgataagcaaagtttgttaagttaaatctcaagaattttaaactgtgttcatacattcattataacctcgaccaaattccaacgattcacgaaccgttatatataaatagatatgtatatgtatatatatatattataacttgagaatattaataaagtattaaacgtataatactttacacgaacgtatttgtttcaatatgattttcgacgaaattaaaaaaaatatattaaatgattgaattatcagaaacattgaattatgattacaagtctctgttgagaggtccactatgatttgagaaaatctattcctcttaacgatattcagaataatttgtaaagctatttataaataaaaacaaaaagtgtcatttacgaaagttagacaaaagttagtggagaattggtttccataatattctattaatctattttcaaacgtacaaagacgttttcagtttaaaaagaactttattattaaaacgtatataacttttataaatatctagaatcacttttgacaactcattacttaaccagtataataaatataacgatatttatattttatttcattaaatatatataacgatttaaattaatattatatatatttatacgcgtattatacatacatagtttttatacttttactatactttaactttacctttactttacttttattttactttaactttaataattcatactttaataattcactttaataattcatactttaataatcactttaataattcatactttaataattcactttaataattcatactttaataattcactttaataattcatactttaataattcactttaataattcactttaataattcatactttaataattcactttaataattcatactttaataattcactttaataattcaaaaatctattataaatagaatttaataggtttcattatttcatagaaacttaaaaatatatttctctaaactctctcaatagaattacatatatatatattttctttgtattatttcaagatattattagtatacataaaatactacgacggagttatactcagacgatttcaaaataagttttcaaacgggatagagctaaggaaattatgggttatagctatagaggttatgggtattgatcgagggtattgctcgtgaggtcaacctaacgtttatcattttcgttgcgtctacgtactttcctgcaatattgaatcacaatattgatacgttcgtgaatctgagacaaaccctgcacttgttcaatgccctcatatacataattgctacaaaatacagtattgtgagtttcatttgctcccttttatatatatttttgggctgagaatacatgcgctgttttataaatgttttacgaaataggcacaagtactaaaaccaattctacgtgggtttaaaccagaaatatacccttagcttggtaacattaaactacttgtctatgtatggtaggcgcgaatcctaaagatagatctattgggcctgacaaaccccatcctgactatgggatgctttagtacttcgaggttatattaaacacacctgatctggtgtacttcagagggtaaaaaatgaacgttaaggcttgttaccgggtgcctacaacttatagaatacttttatacacttgcgagtgtacatatatttataaacggaaatcttgtggtctattaatatattgaaatgattgttatgataaacctgtgaactcaccaaccttttggttgacactttaaagcatgtttattctcaggtattaaagaaatcttccgctgtgcattagctcattttaaggatattacttggagtcattcatggcatattttgaaagacgttgcattcgagtcattgagttcatcaagattattattaagccaattatagttggatgtattatgaaatggtgtgcatgccgtcaactttcgttgtaaagaaagtttgtcttttaaaaacgaatgcaatgtttgtaaaatgtatcatatagaggtaaatacctcgcgatgtaatcaactattgtgaatcgtttataatgtatatgaacgggtcctttcatcagtatcctgaccatgtctgcttACTACAGAAATCTCTTTACGGTCTCAAACAGGCCCCTCGTGCATGGTTTCAGCGATTTGCAGGGTATGCTCAGTGAATCGGCTTTCAGCATAGCCGATGTGACACTTCTCTCTTTATCTACCGTCAGGGATCTGACACTGCCTATTTActattatatgttgatgatattatcttgaCAGCATCTTCTACAGGCTTACTACAGCGGATCATTGCGTCCTTGCTTACGGAGTTTGCTATGACGGACTTGGGTCCGTTGAACTACTTCCTTGGCATCTCTGCCACTCGTACTGCTTTAGGCTTGTTCTTATCTCAGAAACAGTACGCTGCAGATATTCTTGAGCGGGCTAATATATCCACCTGTCATCCGTGCAGGACCCCGGTTGAACCAGGGGCCAAGCTCACGACTCATGGTCCACCAGTGGCCGATCTGACTTTATACTGCAGTCTTGCAGGTGCCTTACAGTATTTGACCTTCACTTGCCCAGATATCTCATATGTGGTTCAGCAGGTTTGCCTTTTCATGCACGATCCTAGAGAACAACACCTTCATGCTCTCAGACGGATTCTTCGCTATATTCAGGGAACCATTGATCTTGGTCTTCAGCTATATGCATCCTCCACCACCTCCTTGGTTGCGTACTCTGACGCTGACTGGGCAGGTTGCCCCACTACCAGACGTTCTACTTCTGGCTACTGTGTCTTTCTCGGTAACAATCTTCTGTCATGGTCCTCTAAGAGGCAACTCTCGTCATCTCGATCCAGTGCCGAGGCCGAATATCGTGGTGTTGCCAATGCCGTTGCCGAGACATGCTGGCTTCGTAATCTGCTTCGGGAGCTACACTGTCCCATCACTACTGCCACTCTTGTTTATTGCGATAATGTTTGCTCGGTTTATATGTCCTCCAACCCGGTTCAACATCAGCGGACCAAACATATTGAGATCGACATCCATTTTGTTCGAGATCTAGTTGCTAAAGGTCAGGTTCGTGTTCTTCATGTTCCATCCAGGTATCAGTTTGCTGACATCTTCACCAAGGGTCTCCCGTTTGCCTTATTTGATGAGTTTAGATCCAGTTTGAGTGTTCGATatactcccgctccaactgcggggggctGTTAGTGTATTATGTATTATGCTTAGCCCATGATTGTATTAGTTGGGCCTAGTCCATTATAGTTTGATAGGGTTTTGCACTATATATTCCCATGTATCTTGTACTGTGCCGTTTATGGAAAATACATCATATTATTACTTAACAAAACTGAGGTCATGGGGTTCCAAACATTTTAGCATTCTAATAGAGTCACAACAATTGACTGCAAAAATGGTTTGACTACACAGAAAGTCAAACTATTCTGGCATTTAACAAATTAACTACACAATAATCAAACTATTTTGAGGGATTCACAACCATCTACACAAACAGTCAAAATCTAACATTCTTTGATTCCAAACAGTCAAAATATATACATACTGCACAATGGATTTTGAATTAAACATATAACTTGTCATTAAGCTTGATTCAAATGTTACATAATAACTTAATCCAaaaacaacaccaactgattctcaGTTCTAACTAACTATATACATTGTAAACTCTAACCAACTAAAAAAATCATAATTCAACAGATGTAAATGAATCTATGAACAGATAGAAGGGTCTACAATATTTTGTTTAAGCAGCATTTTTCGGCATTAGCTTCAGCAGCATGAACTAATACAACAACTACAAAAACAACAAATATAATTTACTCCTTCCACAGGAAACAAGGGTTCGAATTGTCACATATAATTGGAGTCGTTGCTTCTTTGTCCCAGGTGCACACTCTAAATGTAGTTTTAATTTCGGAATGTACAAGTGCACAATCTGAATGTTGTTTTAACTTCGTAATGTATAGCTGCACATATAATCCAACGCACCTACATGTCGAATCCTGAAATAACAAACAATGGTTGAATTTAATGAGAAACCATTAAAGCATAATTAATCAACTAATTGAAGAAATTGAATTACCTAATTAATCAATGAATTCAAACATCTTGAATTCATATCCTGCATTTTTGATTTTGTAGATAATTAAAAAATTAGGGTTTACAATTTGGGGACGATAAAAATATGAGGAGTATACTATATTAGAATGGTCGTGACAAAGGGTTTTATCATAACATATTAGCAACAAACTGATGAAAATACCCATCATGTGGAGAACATGTGACATTACTTAACGTCTAACATTTAACGATTGTTAAACGCAAGGTTATCCGTGAAATAACTCAAAAAATTAGTTTAAGGTCATCCACAATGTTCAGTACAAAGTTTAAGGACCATCGGAGGAATTTTGTCAAAAATAAACCTTGAACCTTTggttttgaattttaaaattataATGATGCAAATGCAACTTATTTGTAATGCTATTTACACATAAGCTTCTATTTTTGTTGAGTTATGAAAGGTGAAAGTTGACAAAATGACTCAAATTAAATGAAAACATCGCATCCTTACCTATCCATCCCCTTACTTTGAAGCCACAATTAAACCTTGGCTTAGTTAGAGATGATATCGATCCGGGTTTAGGTAATTCCAGACCCGAACCCAATTAAATGTCCCAAATTTGGACCCGGACTCGCTGGGCTTCCATTTAGTTACTAACCAGCAGGTAAACGGGTATTCTCACAGGTATTTGAGTCCCATTTACTTACGAACTATCGGGGAAACGAGGTTTTCCACGGGTGTTCGAGTCTTTTTCGGGTATACGGGCGGGGTAATCGCTGGGCCAAGTAATCAGGTTTAAGGGTCGGGTTTATAGACTCGGGTCTTTTTTTGGGGCATACGAGCGGGTAATCGGGTGGGCTGAGTAATCGGGTTTAAGGGTCGGGTTTATAGACTCGGGTCTTTTTCGGGTATACAGGTCGGACAATCGAGTTTACGGGCCGGGTTTATGGACTCGGGTCTTTTTTTGGGTATACGAGACGGGTTTATTGACTCGGGTCTTTTTTCGGGTATACGAGCTGGGTAATCGTGTTTGTGTCTAAAACCATCCCTGGACCCAGATCCAAGCAAAAATTAACAACCATCCCCATATCCGGCCTAGACCCATTTATACGGCCCGAACCTGGCCCAATTTTATCGTGTTTCGTATTTTCTCATCGAGTACGGGTATTTTTGTCATCCGTACTTACTCTTAtacttttatattatttattttcttctgaaagtttattattattattattattattattattattattattattattattattattattattattattattattattattatattattattattattattattattattattattattattattattattattattattataattaatagtagtattattataattatttttataaaaatatgattattattattattattattattattattattattattattattgtattattcaacattattattattattattattattattattattattgttgttgttgttgttgttgttgttgttgttgttgttgttgttgttattaattattattgttgtttgttGTCATTATTATTAACTTGAATTAGATTACATTATATACTCCTTTCGTTCCATTTTATTCTGTTTTAACATTTTAAAGTCTTTATTTcttaactttgactttaaataactatattcgtgtgatataatatttaataaaaattataccAAATGAAAGCacatattaatttaatttatatatatttaattcattaaataatatataattgaattttttttatttaaagttaaagtttataaataaaaactttaaaaaatcaaaatataatTATTAGATTGGGAAGATAGTAATTATTTTATAATGTACATAATGTATAAATTTTTAATAGTTTCATTTGAAAACTATTTTAAAAGCATGTTTACTTAGGAATTCGAACCACAGAGACGATTCTACTTCTACACTGAATTGGATGTAAATAACACCAACAAGTATTTGTGAAGAgtaatgatatgtacacaacctatttttgttatgtacacaatcaTCATGCTTtatagtgttgtactgtacaacactgtaaagcattctacttgtgtacataacaaaaatagGTTGTATACATATCACTCCCCATTTGTGAGTGAGATGTGTAATAACGTAACTTACTATGCAGTAATTTGTTTTTCATTTTACACTGTTAAACTTAACGTGCTTTATCGTGAATAACAGAGTTACTACActaatcatttatatatttatatatataaatataaatataaatataaaataatattatatatataatatatgattattagaGCACACAAAGTCGTGGAAAAAACCACCGTTTTGCAATTTTGTCTCCGTGGACGGTGGAGGTGGTGACTCCGGGCCGGTGTTAAACCGGCGTCGGTAGGGATGACATCGGGTCTGGTTTAGGTATTCTCGGACCCGAACTCGATTAAGAAACCCCGCCTCAAACCCGGTCTGAAACTCGTTGGGTCCCCATTTATTTACATACTATCGAGTTTCGGGTTTCtccacgggtaaacgggtatacctaAATCAAAATATtgaaaaataacttaactacttcatgtttaaagtattataaaatatcacacacaaaaagttgattgaaaagtttctaaaattctcaaatacacaaagtatataaaatatcacatctcgaaaacttgttgtatatgattatattgaataaaaataTACTCGTTTATaaacaaataagagaaatctttcatacattaacaatataatactaatactatactaaaattttatataaaaataattattaaaattcctCGGACCGGTATACGAGTATACTTGTCGGATATACGAGTCGGATAAACGGGTTTGTAttcaaaaccatacccgaacccgaacccggatTTTTTTTGTGTAACCATCCCAACACCCGGCCCATGACCCGACGGACTCGGGTCAGACCCCTCCCAATTATGACGGGTTTCGGATTTCCCCATCGGgtacgggtcattttgccatccTTAGGCGTCGGCCGTCGTCGTCGAGTGGGCGACGTTGAACAGAAGTTtagtttatttttttcttttttttcctttCTTATTCTTTTACTTCTCTTTTttgttaataaaataattattaaataacaaATTTGACATTAAAATTCGAACCGAATGATTTCCTCTTGTTTTGACTTCAATGTTACATCTTAATGTCTTGAAAGACATTAAAATTGAACACCAAGTTCAATGAACACCGAGTTCAAGGTTCTTATTTATGTTTTATTCAAATAGGTAAAGTGAACGAACATAGTAATTTCGAATGTTGATCCATTAATTTGAGACTCGCTAACAAATACTCCGTATAAGCtaattttttaaattaataatttattaatttatcgatataataatatctcgctaaattaataaaatatctcGGTCTCAGCATTATTAATTTATAGAATTTTTACTGTATAatcaaaatacaaaatacaaattttcTCCCACACAATAATTATGAATATCATGGGCTTTAATTTGCAGAAACCAATCCGTCACAAAAATCTAACTTTCCAAATATGCCTTCTTTTTGTGCCAAATATGCATCTGATCACGTAAATAACACATGTGACCTCACTTTGTCAGACCTTTCCGTAACGCCAGTTAACCCAACCGTTGTCGTCGTTAACTACCATCTCATGCACCAAACTCGCCACAATCTCATTTTCTATATCCTTCACTATCTCCTCTACCTCAGCCTGAAACTCCGTTAACTTTAACAGTTGTATGCTC from Rutidosis leptorrhynchoides isolate AG116_Rl617_1_P2 chromosome 9, CSIRO_AGI_Rlap_v1, whole genome shotgun sequence harbors:
- the LOC139869079 gene encoding uncharacterized mitochondrial protein AtMg00810-like, giving the protein MSAYYRNLFTVSNRPLVHGFSDLQASSTGLLQRIIASLLTEFAMTDLGPLNYFLGISATRTALGLFLSQKQYAADILERANISTCHPCRTPVEPGAKLTTHGPPVADLTLYCSLAGALQYLTFTCPDISYVVQQVCLFMHDPREQHLHALRRILRYIQGTIDLGLQLYASSTTSLVAYSDADWAGCPTTRRSTSGYCVFLGNNLLSWSSKRQLSSSRSSAEAEYRGVANAVAETCWLRNLLRELHCPITTATLVYCDNVCSVYMSSNPVQHQRTKHIEIDIHFVRDLVAKGQVRVLHVPSRYQFADIFTKGLPFALFDEFRSSLSVRYTPAPTAGGC